GATCGACGTGAGGTCGCTCAAGACCATCCGCCGGCTCAGCCGCTTCGAGTTCTGGCTGTGCCTGCTGACCACGGTTGGCGTGCTCGGCCTGGGGGTGCTGCCGGGCATCGTGTTCGCCGTGACCCTGGCCATCCTGCGCCTGCTCTACAGCATCTACCAGCCCACCGACGCCGTGCTCGGTTGGCTACCCGGCGTCGACGGCCAGGTCGACGTGCGCCAGCACAAGGACGCCCGCACGTTGCCAGGGCTGGTGGTATACCGCTTCGACGACGCGATCCTGTTCTTCAACGCCGACTACTTCAAGATGCGCCTGCTCGAAGCCGTGCAGGGTGAACAGCAGGTGCAGGTGGTGCTGTTCGACGCCGAGGCGGTGACCAGCATCGATGTCAGCGGCATCGCCGCCCTGCGCGAAGTGCGCGACACCCTCGCCGCCCAGGGCATCCACTTCGCCATTGCCCGCGCACGCGGCACGTTCCTGCGCATGCTGGTGCGTTCGGGCATGGCCCGGGAGATGGAGGACAAGCTGCTGTTCGGTTCGGTACGGGCGGGGATCAGGGCGTATCGGGTGTGGCGAAACAGGAATCGGCAGGTGGTTGCCAGAGATTGAGGGAAAGGGACTACGGCATTGCCAGAGGGAAATGATGTTGTGGCAAGAGCGCCTTCGATAGCCTGGCTATCCCGTGCTCTTGCCTCGGTCCACCTTCTCCCTCAGTAGCGTTGTTACAACATCGACTACGCCAATGGCGCACTCCCTGCTATGCTCTTCACCGAAACCGCCGTCTTCACCAAACGCGTAAAGGAACTGCTCGACGACGAGGCTTACCGGCTGCTGCAGGTTCGTCTCTTGATTGCACCGGATGCAGGCGACCTCATCGAAGGCACCGGGGGCTTGCGCAAGCTTCGCATTCCAGCCAATGGGCACGGAAAACGAGGGGGTGCCCGGGTCATCTATTACCACTTCAACAACGCGGCACAGATCGCCATGTTGTACATCTACCCCAAGATCGAACAAGCGGACTTGTCCACTGAGCAGCGCAGGGCACTGAAAGCCGTCATCGAACACTGGAGACACCCATGAACCGATTCTTCGAAGAACTGATGGAAAGCGTTGAACAGATGGATGAAATCATCCAGGGCCAACGCCAACCTTCCCGCCAGTTCGAAATCGATGCGCTTCAAGTCCGCAACATTCGCAAGAGTACCGGCCTGTCCCAGGTACGCTTCGCCGAGGTGATCGCTGTGCAGGTCGCCACACTGCGCAACTGGGAGCAAGGCCGCCGCGAACCCACCGGCCCCGCCAAAGCATTGCTTCGAGCACTGCACAACGACCCAGAGCACGTGCTCAAGGCCCTTGCTCACTGAGGGCCCGGGCGACCCGGGCCCGCAATGCGCTGCCGGCCTCAGGCCTGCGGGTAGCTGCAACCAACGTACAGGTCGCGGTCCTTGTCTTCGGTCGAGACCACGCGCAGCGTGCCCTTGCTTTCCAGCACACGCTGGTAGTCGACATAACCGTCGGTATCGAGCGTCTTCTTCAGCTTGAGCGTAGTGGCCAACTTGGCCGCATCGGCCAGGGGCGCGGTGCTGCTGCTCTGCAGGTAGAAGCTGAAGCGGTCGGTCATCACCAGGGTGGCGGACGATACGCCATTGATGCTCAGCGCCGGGGTGACCTGCCAGGCGGCACCGCCCCAGGGGCTGTGCGCCTCATCCTTGGTGAAGGTCAATTGCTCGGCTTCGACCAATTGGTTGAAGGCCTCCACCTGCTGCGCGCTGGCCTCGCACTTGGCCAACGCCGTGAACAGGGCGACCTGGGCCGAATCGGCAGCCGAGGCGGAAAACGCGGCCAGGCAGCCGGCCAGGGTGAGGTAACGAAGCGATCCTTTCATGAGAACTTCCTTGCTCAGTTGAACGTGCATTGGTTGAACGACAGGTAATCACTGCCGGAGGTGAATTGCAGTACGCATTCGGCGTCGAACTTCTGGCCCGGGTGCAGCGCTTTCATCTGCTCGTCCTGGGCGCTGTCGGCCCCGCGCAGCCGGGCCAGCTCGTAGCCATCGTCATCGCCGGCGGCCAGTATCGGCGCGCCCTTGAGGTTGGTCGACACACCCAGCGCCACCGCGGTGATCTGCACCGGCTGGTTCAGCTCTTCCATGCTCAGCGTGGAATAGCCCTTCTGCTCATAGCTTTGGTACAGCGTGGAGATATCCTGGGCATCGGCGCCCGGGGCAAACAAGAGGCTGCAGGCTAGCACAGCCAAGATCCTGGATTTCACACTAGCTCCTTGTGACGGGTCTCCAGCGCGGGCTGCTGGAGACCGGCACTTTGCCATCAGTGACGACTGGGCACCATCGGGGTCTCCCTGATCCGGCTACTTCGGCACACAGGCCTGGGCCTGCGTCTGAGTACCGTGGCCGATCAGGCTGATCAAGCCGCAGGGCAGGCTGCCGCGCCACTGCAGGTAATCGTGCCCCGCCGGATACTCCACCTGCTCCACCGCGTACCCCTTGGCCAGCAGTACATCGCGCAGGTGGCGGTTGGTGTCGAGGATCCTTGGCCCCTCGAACAGCCCGGACTGAAGGTAGAAGCGCAACGGCTTGCGCGGGGCTTTCACGTACTCGCGGGTCAACCAGCCGGGCTCGTCACCCTCCTGCGCCCACCAGTACGAACCCGACAGGCTCAGCACATTGCCGAACAACTCCGGATGCTTCAAGCCCATGTACGCCGAAGCCAGGCCGCCGTAGCTGGAGCCGGCAACCACGGTGCGCGCGGCCGATGTTGCCAGGCCCTGCTGGCGCGCCCAGGGCATCAGTTCCTCGGCCATGAAACGGGCGAACAGCGGGTTGGGCGGCAGTTCCTGCTGGCGACTGAGGTCGCTGGGGTTGGCGATGATGATCGCGGCCGTCGGCGGGATCAGGCCGTCGGCGATCAAGTTGTCGAGGATCGTTGGAGTCGGCACCTGGCGGGTATAGGCGTGGGCGTCGAACAGCACCAGCAGGCCCTGGTCGGCCTTGCCGGGGCGCCAGCCGGCCGGGCGGTACAGGTAGATGTCCCGTTCATTGCCCAGCAACCGGCTGGCCAGGCGCTTGCGCTCCAGGCTGCCTCGCGACACACCCTCGCGGACCGCTACCCAGGGTTGCGGCGCGGCATCCGGCAGTTCCAGGCGCGATCGCGACAACCACGGATCGCCGCTGCCATCGGCGAAGGTGTTCGGGTTGAGCGGGTCCCGCCGGGTGGTGGCGAGAATCATCCGGCGATCATCCGAAACCGGCACATCGGCGGCCATCTGGTAGCTCAGCCGGGTGGCGGCCGGGACTTCGAAGCTGCGGTACCAGACATCGCTCTGGCCCAGGCGTTGAAGCGACTCGTGGTTGCCTGTAGGGGCGCCGAACATCCGCACATTGTCGCGCGCGCCGCGCCACAGAAAGGTGACCAGGCGCTGGTCGGGGTGGCCGGGAATCGCTTCGACCATGGGCGTGCCGTCAACGCCTCGGGCCGTCCAGAACGCATCGGTGGACTCGCCCTTGGCCAATGCCCCTGACAGCATGCGCAGTGTCGGGCTGGCCAACGTTACAGGTCTTTTCCGTTGCTCGGCGACCGGCAGCACCTGATCCAGGCGCAAGTTGAAACGTTCGTTGGGGCGGATCGCCAGCGCCTCGGTGCGCATCAGGTAGCGACCAGCCTGCCCGGCCACGAAGAGAAACTCACGCGGCTGGTCCAGGCCATCGATCAACAGGCGCAATGGCTTCCCCTGGGCGTCGAGCAAGCGCAGGCTGACATCGCCATCGAGGCGGCCCCGCACCAGGTCGCCGGCCTCCAGTGACAACTGCCAGGCCGGAGAGCTTGTCGCACTGGCCTGCCCGCTCACGGCCTTGCCAGGCTCCAGGCGGGGTTCATCGGCGGCCATTGCCGCCCCGCAACAGGCGGCCAGCAATACCAGGGCACGGGTCAATCGCTGCATGCCCACCTCAGAAGTCGACACTGGCGGAGAGTTTGAGGGTGCGCGGTTCGCTGACGGTGGCGTAACCATCGTTGAACACGCCGGCCCAATAGGCGCGGTTCTCGACGTTCTCAAGGCTGGCGCGCAGGGTCACGTCCTTGCTCAGCACCTTGGTGGCGTAGCGCGCGCCGAGATCGTAACGCGTCCACTGGGGAATCTTCAGCTGGTTGGCGCTGTCGAGGTACTGCGAGCTGCTGTGGATACCCAGCGCGGTCAAGGTCAGGCCATCGACCCAGGGCAGGTCCCACTCGGCACCCAGGTTGGCCGACCAGGCCGGCACGCCACGCGCGGTGTTGCCATCCATTGCACCGTTGGCGGTCTTGGTCAGCACGGCGCGGGTGTAGGTCACGCCACCCAGCAGGCGCACATCGGGCGTGACTTCGCCGAACATCGTCCATTCCACGCCGCGGTTGCGCTGCTCGCCGTCGTCGTTGTAACGGTTGCTGGCCTTGTCGTAGATCATGCTCGGCTTTTCGATCTGGAACAGCGCCAGGGTGTGGGTGAAGTCGCCCAGGTCCCACTTCACGCCCGCCTCCATCTGCTTGGCGACATAGGGGGCGAACTGCTCGTTGTAGTTGGCGGCCTTCACATCGGTAACCATGCCGCCCTGGGTCAGGCCTTCGATGTAGTTGGCGTACAGCGACACCGGCGCATCCCACGGCTTGAGCACGATGCCCACTGCAGGTGTCACCTTGCGCTCGTCGTAGGACGGGGTGCTCATCTTCTGTCGTACGCGCTGGGCGCGGGCGCCGAGGGTGAGCAGCACGCGGTCATCGACGAAGCCCAGGGTGTCGGCCACGGCGAAGCTGGAAAGCGTGTTGTCGCCGGTCTTGACGTTGCTGCCGTGGTCGCCGGCGATGATTGCCTTGCCGGGGTGGTAGATATTGGTGGTGTAGCCCTTGCCGGTGACGGTCGGTGCCCGGCCGATATCCTGGTGCAGCAGCGTGGTGCTGAGCACCAGTTGGTGGCTGACCGGCCCGGTCATGAAGTTGCCGCGCAGGCCGGCTTCGGTGGACAGGCTGTGAGTGTAGCCCGCCTGGTTGTAGGTCTCGCCCGTGGCGGTGCCGTCCGGTTTGGTGACGATCACCCGGGTGCCATTGAGGAAACCGTCATAGCGGGTGCGTGCACCGCCCACGCTGGCGTAGGCCGTCCAGCTGTCGTCGAACTGATACTCGCCATGCAGCGTCACCGCCTTGCTGACCTGCTTGGCATTGATGCCTTCGAGGATGTTGGTGTCGGGCTTGGGCGCCTTGGTCACAGAACCCAGCTTGCTGAAGCCGACCATCATCGGGCTGCCGTTGTCCATCTTCTCGTGGCTTTCGTAGGCATCCAGCGCGAGTTTGAAATCGTCGCCTCGGTAGTCCAGGGCCAGCGATGCCAGGGTGCGGTCCTTGGACTGCTCATCGACGCCGGTATCGCCGCTGCCGTACACGCCATTGAAGCGGATACCGAAGCGGTTGTCGGCGAAACGGCGGCTGACATCGATGTGTTCGGCCACATAGCCATCGGACACATAGCTGGTGGTCAGGCGGGTAAGCGGGGTGTCACCGGCGCGCTTGGGCACCAGGTTGACCACCCCGCCCACGCCGCCGTTGGGCGCCATGCCGCTGAGCAACGCGCCCGGCCCCTTGAGCACTTCGACCCGTTCGAGGAACTCGGTCGGCACATGGCCATCCGGGGCCAGGCCGTACAGGCCATTCATCGCCAGCTCCGTGGAGTCCAGGGCGTAGCCACGAATCATGAAGTTCTCGTAGGTATGCCCTTCGCCGGTACTGAAGCGGATCGACGGGTCATTGCGCAGCACCGCGCCGACCGTGC
This genomic stretch from Pseudomonas entomophila L48 harbors:
- a CDS encoding type II toxin-antitoxin system RelE/ParE family toxin — its product is MLFTETAVFTKRVKELLDDEAYRLLQVRLLIAPDAGDLIEGTGGLRKLRIPANGHGKRGGARVIYYHFNNAAQIAMLYIYPKIEQADLSTEQRRALKAVIEHWRHP
- the nadS gene encoding NadS family protein — protein: MNRFFEELMESVEQMDEIIQGQRQPSRQFEIDALQVRNIRKSTGLSQVRFAEVIAVQVATLRNWEQGRREPTGPAKALLRALHNDPEHVLKALAH
- a CDS encoding alpha/beta hydrolase-fold protein; the protein is MQRLTRALVLLAACCGAAMAADEPRLEPGKAVSGQASATSSPAWQLSLEAGDLVRGRLDGDVSLRLLDAQGKPLRLLIDGLDQPREFLFVAGQAGRYLMRTEALAIRPNERFNLRLDQVLPVAEQRKRPVTLASPTLRMLSGALAKGESTDAFWTARGVDGTPMVEAIPGHPDQRLVTFLWRGARDNVRMFGAPTGNHESLQRLGQSDVWYRSFEVPAATRLSYQMAADVPVSDDRRMILATTRRDPLNPNTFADGSGDPWLSRSRLELPDAAPQPWVAVREGVSRGSLERKRLASRLLGNERDIYLYRPAGWRPGKADQGLLVLFDAHAYTRQVPTPTILDNLIADGLIPPTAAIIIANPSDLSRQQELPPNPLFARFMAEELMPWARQQGLATSAARTVVAGSSYGGLASAYMGLKHPELFGNVLSLSGSYWWAQEGDEPGWLTREYVKAPRKPLRFYLQSGLFEGPRILDTNRHLRDVLLAKGYAVEQVEYPAGHDYLQWRGSLPCGLISLIGHGTQTQAQACVPK
- a CDS encoding TonB-dependent receptor, with translation MSLSSTRFPGTLRRLALACAGLLAAQVAQADSPPLTLDLPSQSLEATVHALAHESGVAIAADSRLLSGRGAPALQGRYTVLQALRQVLAGSDLVAVEENGVIILRGGGEDGALTLGATTVNASGFNSDLPDTYSGGQVARGARIGLLGNRDIMDTPFSVSAYTAKTIENQQSGTVGAVLRNDPSIRFSTGEGHTYENFMIRGYALDSTELAMNGLYGLAPDGHVPTEFLERVEVLKGPGALLSGMAPNGGVGGVVNLVPKRAGDTPLTRLTTSYVSDGYVAEHIDVSRRFADNRFGIRFNGVYGSGDTGVDEQSKDRTLASLALDYRGDDFKLALDAYESHEKMDNGSPMMVGFSKLGSVTKAPKPDTNILEGINAKQVSKAVTLHGEYQFDDSWTAYASVGGARTRYDGFLNGTRVIVTKPDGTATGETYNQAGYTHSLSTEAGLRGNFMTGPVSHQLVLSTTLLHQDIGRAPTVTGKGYTTNIYHPGKAIIAGDHGSNVKTGDNTLSSFAVADTLGFVDDRVLLTLGARAQRVRQKMSTPSYDERKVTPAVGIVLKPWDAPVSLYANYIEGLTQGGMVTDVKAANYNEQFAPYVAKQMEAGVKWDLGDFTHTLALFQIEKPSMIYDKASNRYNDDGEQRNRGVEWTMFGEVTPDVRLLGGVTYTRAVLTKTANGAMDGNTARGVPAWSANLGAEWDLPWVDGLTLTALGIHSSSQYLDSANQLKIPQWTRYDLGARYATKVLSKDVTLRASLENVENRAYWAGVFNDGYATVSEPRTLKLSASVDF